The genomic region AGTAGTTGGTTAAGCGGACTTTTTACCTTACTGATTTTAACTATGGTTTTTCTCTTAGGGATAGAAATCGCTTGTTATTTTATCACTTATGGTAAATTGAGGGTGGCGGCTAACGAAACTATGGCTTTAATGAAATTGGAAAATGGTTTTGATTCTAGTATCGAACAATATTTTTATGATTTTTTAAAAATTCAGGGTCTTGATCCTT from Clostridia bacterium harbors:
- a CDS encoding DUF4320 family protein, which translates into the protein MTTIFNTEKGSSWLSGLFTLLILTMVFLLGIEIACYFITYGKLRVAANETMALMKLENGFDSSIEQYFYDFLKIQGLDPLQAQVKVKGTPPRVQRGEILTLKTEMPYQFRALRPMGREYQLTLRVTVFGLAQEFIR